The genomic stretch ATGCGTCAACATCATTTGATAAATTTTGAACAAGTTGAAGCTGTGTAGTTATTTGTTGATAAATAGCTAAAAGCTGAGTAATCGATCCAATATCTATTACTGGCATTCCACTGGATTGAACTGGAAAATGAAAAAATACAGATATAGAAAGCGTTGCTATTACTAATTGTTTGTTGATCATTTTCTATCCTTAAATATCTAACACTGCAAAAAAGTATCACTTCATATCAATTTATATCATAAAAGTGGTATATGTCAATTTATATCATTTTTTTGACCTAACGAGATATTCGAGGTATGTTTTTTTGTTATTCTAATTTTGTAACCATATGATTTTACGTTGTTTAATGATTTTCTTTAGGGGGTGTTACTAAAATCAAAAGTATATGCGCATTATTTAAGCATATATTTTTATATCAATTAATTGACCTTTTTTTTATTTTATAACAATGTTTATTGATTTTTCTATTTTATAACCTCATTATATTATAGATTAATTTAATAATATTTTATTAATTACAAGTGATATATCAAAAACTTCTTATTGCACAATTTGATTATGTTATGTTTATTAGGGTTTTGATATATCAATTTTTAGGATTGCTTATGACATCTTCAATCGGTGACAGAATTACATATTTAAGAAAACAAGCGAGATTAACAAGGATTTTTATTCGAGAAAAATACAGTATTTCGGAAAATACACTTCGTAAATGGGAAGAAAATAAATTAAAAGTCCCCGAAGATAAGATAGATCTTATCTTCTATGTATTCAATAATGAAGGTGTTCAGGTAACAAAAGAGTGGATAAAATCAGGAAAAGGCGACAAACCTTTGTTTTCAATTAATTATGAAAAAATTAAACTATCTTCAATTAAAAATGATGATGTTTTAGCTTTAGAAGAAATGCAATTACTTATTTCAACTGACAAAGAAAATCTAGTTCATATGCTTTTAGAGAATGATACTATGTTTCCTTATTACCAACCAATTTCATGGATAATTGGCAGAAAAAATAATGATTTTTCATCATGTATTGGGAAAGATTGTATAATAAAAGTAAAAAATAACAATAGTTTTACTTTTAGACGTGTAGGTTACTCAGAAAAAAAGGATTGTTTTAATCTTTACATACTAAATACATATGATATAAAGTTTTCTGACCCCGTTTATTATGATGTTGAAGTTGAATTTATTGCACCTATTTCATGGATAAGAAAAATATATGAGCAAAAATAAAATTGAAATTGGAACTCAAAAAAGTCTGTTCCTTTATGAAACTAAAGTAAGAGTTGGAGATCTAAATTATGCAAATCATCTAGGTCATGATAATTTAATTAAAATCATTCATGATGTAAGAATGTCTTTCTTAGAAAAATACAATCTTGGTGAAATAAACTTAGAAATGAATATTGGTTTAATTATTGCAAATTTAAACATTAACTATTTGGGGCAATCTTATTTAAACGATTTATTAAAAATAAATGTTTTTCCAGGTGAAATATTTAACAGTTCATTTGAAATACTTTATAAAATTGAAAACCAAAAAGAACTCATATCAATATGCTCAACGACTATGGTTTGCTGTGATATAAATAAAAAAAGACCTGTTAGGATTCCAGAAATATTTTTAAAAGTATTAAAGTACGAAAACTTCATTTGATTTCATTTTTCTCTGATACAATTGATAAATCTTCTATACAATTTAATACTTGCCAAAGTGCATTTTGCATTATTTGATTTTGTTTAACAGCAAAATTAAGCTCGGAAAAATGGCGATGATTTGAAGCAAATGTAAGACAAGTACTGAAATCTTTATGATTGTTTAGGAACATCACCCCATTTTTTAATTCATATTTCTTACGCCTTAACAAAATTTCATTGTAGAATTTTGATGTATAATCAAAAGATGAATAAAGTAATGTTTTTTGAATTCCTACGTTATCTTTCCTGCATCTGCAAGCAAAACGATAAACTTCTCTCCAAATTTTATCTTCTTTTAAAAAATATTGAGATAAAAAATCATCGCTATTTAAAAATTTAAACCATCCTGTATCACAAGCAAATGTTTTTGTTATAGGACTATCATGTAGTTTAAAAGCTACCGAAAAATATTGAATTCCGCTCATATTTAATGATTTAAAATCAACCGATTTTGACATTTCACTTTGTAAGTCAACATTACTTATTAGCTTAATTTTTGAATATATTTTTGATACTTCTTTTTCACTATTCATAAACTAAATTTTTTACCTCATTACCATTCCGCCATCCACGGAAAATGTTTGCCCTGTAATATACTTTGCAGCATCTGAAACTAAAAATAGTATACAATTTGCAATTTCAATTGGGTTTCCCTGATATTTTAAAGGTATTTTTGAAAGAACTATTTTTGTTACCTCTTCACTTACTTGAGCTGTCATATCTGTTTTTATAAAGCCTGGAGCAATGCAATTTACTCTTAAATTCTTACTTGCATATTCCAAAGCAATACTTTTTGTTAACCCTAAAATAGCGGCTTTTGAAGTAGCGTACACTGAATTTCCCATATCACCTGTAATACCTAACACTGAGGATAAATTTACAATAGAAGACGAATTTGATCTTAACAATAGTGGTAAACAATATTTAATGCAATTAAAATGTCCTTTAACATTGCTATCCATGACCTCATCATATTCATCTTCTTTAAATCTTAGTGCTAGCGCTGCTTTTGCTATTCCTGCATTATTTACTAAAATATCAAGTTTTTTAAATTCTTTTGAAATATTTTCTATTGATGATTTTACATCTACACTATTTGACACATCAAATTTCATTACTTCACATTTACCATTGAATTTTTCAATTTCATATTTTAATTCAGTCGCAGATTTTTCATCTTTATTATAATTTATAAAAACATACGAACCATATCTTGCTAAGTTTAGAGCTATCTCTCTTCCAATTCCTCTTGAAGCACCAGTTACTAAGGAAACTTTACCATCTAAAAAATTTTCTTTAAATACTGTCATTTTATAACCTCAAGAAATGTATTTGCTTATGCCAAAATGAAACATGATTACTTTTATAACAATAAAGTTTTTGCTGTTTTCAATCTTATAGTCAAGTATTTCTAAATATATTTATTCTTATTACAATGTAAGAATATTAAATATATTTGATTTATACATATTTAATGTTTTTTATTAAAAATATTTTAAATTTGATATTATAAATTATTCTTTTCATTTATTTCATGATGTTAAAAAATTTACATGACCAAACTTGACTTTCAAATCCGCTCAAAATACAGTAGTACTGATATTCAGTAATTCAGTATTTTAGGAGAAAAAAAATGGAACACGTAAAACAAATTAACGACAGGGGTGTTTTAACTATTCCTTCCAATATTCGGAAGCATTTAGATCTCAAGGCTGGTGATTACGTTGCATTTAAAGTAAATGAGAATGGTGTTGTTCAAATATCAAAAGTTCAATTGGAAATTAAGCAGGTAATTAATACAAATGTACAGACATTAATAAATAAATGAGGTATGGTTGTTATGTTAATTAGCGAAAGTACAATTAAAAAAATTAAAGATACGGTTGATTGTAGAAGTCTTGTTAAATCACTAGGAATTAACTTAAATAATAGTTCAAATATTTCATGTTCTGAAATTAATCCAAATCACGAAGATAAAAACCCATCGATGGCTGTTTATCACGATCATGTACTTTGTTTTTCTTGTGGGTTTAATGCTGACGCAATTAAAATTATTCAAAATTTAAAATCAAAATCATTTACTGAATCTGTTGAATATATTTGTCATAATTATAACATAAAAGTTGAATTTGAAAATATTAAAAAACATACATATGATAATAAAAATTCTGATATTTTAGAAAAGATATGGAATATTTCAAAAGATGTTGAAGTTACAAATTCATTTATGAATTGGATGAAAAAAAGGAACATTGATATAAGATCTGCGTATCAATCAGGATGTAGAGATATTTATCCAATTAGAAGTAAAATATGTGAATTAATAAAATCTTGCCCAGAAAATGATTTAAAAAATTCTGGACTAATGAATGATAAAAATGAGCTATGGAAACCATTTACCGAAATAATTAGAGGGAACAAAGCATATTATGGGTTTATTATACCTATTTTCAATTCTGAAAATAAAATTGTAAATATGAGATATAGATTATATGAAAATATAATTATAAAAAAAACGAATAAAGAAGGAAAAATAGTAGAAAAAACTATAAAAGTATATGCACAACCTAGAGCAAATAATCATATAATTGGGTTCAATCAATTAAATTCCACAAAAAAATCATTATATATTTGTGAAGGAGAACCTGATTATTTATCATTAAAAACATATTTTAATAGAAATAATATTGAAGATTCAGATGTTTTAGGTTTTTGTGTGTTGACAAAAGATTGGAAAGACGAATTTAATAATGAGATAAGAAAATACGATAATATTAAGATTTGCTTACACGACAATCATAAAGCAATAGCTATTTCAAATATAATTCAAAAATCATTAATTTCTTATTGTGAAAAAAAGGAAGAAAAAGAACATTGGAAAAACAATTTTTATGAATGTTTTTT from Silvanigrella aquatica encodes the following:
- a CDS encoding helix-turn-helix domain-containing protein, with translation MTSSIGDRITYLRKQARLTRIFIREKYSISENTLRKWEENKLKVPEDKIDLIFYVFNNEGVQVTKEWIKSGKGDKPLFSINYEKIKLSSIKNDDVLALEEMQLLISTDKENLVHMLLENDTMFPYYQPISWIIGRKNNDFSSCIGKDCIIKVKNNNSFTFRRVGYSEKKDCFNLYILNTYDIKFSDPVYYDVEVEFIAPISWIRKIYEQK
- a CDS encoding SDR family oxidoreductase translates to MTVFKENFLDGKVSLVTGASRGIGREIALNLARYGSYVFINYNKDEKSATELKYEIEKFNGKCEVMKFDVSNSVDVKSSIENISKEFKKLDILVNNAGIAKAALALRFKEDEYDEVMDSNVKGHFNCIKYCLPLLLRSNSSSIVNLSSVLGITGDMGNSVYATSKAAILGLTKSIALEYASKNLRVNCIAPGFIKTDMTAQVSEEVTKIVLSKIPLKYQGNPIEIANCILFLVSDAAKYITGQTFSVDGGMVMR
- a CDS encoding AbrB/MazE/SpoVT family DNA-binding domain-containing protein — its product is MEHVKQINDRGVLTIPSNIRKHLDLKAGDYVAFKVNENGVVQISKVQLEIKQVINTNVQTLINK
- a CDS encoding AAA family ATPase; this encodes MLISESTIKKIKDTVDCRSLVKSLGINLNNSSNISCSEINPNHEDKNPSMAVYHDHVLCFSCGFNADAIKIIQNLKSKSFTESVEYICHNYNIKVEFENIKKHTYDNKNSDILEKIWNISKDVEVTNSFMNWMKKRNIDIRSAYQSGCRDIYPIRSKICELIKSCPENDLKNSGLMNDKNELWKPFTEIIRGNKAYYGFIIPIFNSENKIVNMRYRLYENIIIKKTNKEGKIVEKTIKVYAQPRANNHIIGFNQLNSTKKSLYICEGEPDYLSLKTYFNRNNIEDSDVLGFCVLTKDWKDEFNNEIRKYDNIKICLHDNHKAIAISNIIQKSLISYCEKKEEKEHWKNNFYECFFPENNDINDHLVKNALNNETFNFILKKFDTSQENVIDTSNKSSNFNFLPLNILEICSNKPPQLEFIFPGLLRGIVGSVVASGGTGKTMWALQTCSSIACGNDMLKYGQLNTGKSVLLSGEDPEQITALRLHSMCKYLSEKEIHELNKNMFIYSISGKNPNIMDKNWFEWIKNVTINSKLVIIDTLRVFHNLEENDSGKMSELIKIMGSIASENNTSILFLHHTNKNSANNSNGGDQQASRGSSVLTDNIKLQINLVTMTSPEAKDLGIDEQDRKLYVKYVYSKMNYGSPIADRWLKREDGGILKPTDLTKKESNNLSQIFGGRKGGI
- a CDS encoding acyl-CoA thioesterase: MSKNKIEIGTQKSLFLYETKVRVGDLNYANHLGHDNLIKIIHDVRMSFLEKYNLGEINLEMNIGLIIANLNINYLGQSYLNDLLKINVFPGEIFNSSFEILYKIENQKELISICSTTMVCCDINKKRPVRIPEIFLKVLKYENFI